A segment of the Mugil cephalus isolate CIBA_MC_2020 chromosome 13, CIBA_Mcephalus_1.1, whole genome shotgun sequence genome:
GCCAACTTCACCGCTCAGGTAGATGtttacagaaatgaaaaaacagtCAGACGTGTCTTATGCCAcaactgtttttattctgaaatattatttccttttatgaATCAAAATAAGAACAGCTGTCTTTGAGTCTTTGCTCATGTCAACAAGAGGGTCAATATTCTAATCCTCTCAGAAGAGAAGGGCATCGTAATCAGACAATCACAGTAACTGCAGAACAAGCTGTGAGTTCAACAGAAAGGAAGGAATTTTATTGggtcatcactgttgtccctttGTAGGTGATCATCCTCAATCACCCCGGCCAGATCAGTGCTGGCTATGCTCCCGTGCTGGACTGCCACACTGCCCATATTGCCTGCAAGTTTGCAGAGCTCAAGGAAAAGATTGATCGCCGCTCTGGCAAAAAGCTGGAGGACAACCCCAAATCCCTGAAGTCTGGAGACGCTGCCATCGTAGATATGGTTCCTGGAAAGCCAATGTGTGTGGAGAGCTTCTCTGAGTACCCTCCACTGGGTAAGTTTAGATGGTCTGTTGAATTTCACGCAAGCTTCCTGTGACGTGCTAAGATCTTGACAGTGATTGGTCTCAGTCAGAAGTACAAAGCCTAAAGCTTGGCAAGGTGGTCTGTGATAGCTCATAATCTCACAAACCTTGTGAGATTCCAGCTGCTCCGCAAGGCAAATTCTAGATGGAACAATGACCTGAAATGTCCCTTTCCTCCATTTTGCAGGTCGTTTTGCTGTGCGTGACATGCGGCAGACTGTGGCTGTTGGTGTGATTAAAGGTGTGGAGAAGAAGGTCCCCACCACTGGTAAAGTCACCAAGTCTGCCCAGAAGGCCCagaggaacaaatgaatgttgtgCTACTCTGCCGACCCCAAGGTCTTCCATGGCAGGACATCAGTCATCCACCTCCATCCTGCAATTGGCTGCTTCAACTTAATAATCAAAGACTGGTTAATCATCACAATGCATCGCAAAAGCAttagaaggaaaaacaaacaaaaaaaaacttttcaatcTTAAGTCTTTGAGGCGGCACTCTTGACTCCATTTCAGTGGTTAGATTATCACTAAATACAATGTAATACCTAAAAGATAGTTTCAAATCTGATTTGGTTCGTGGCAGTACCTTTCTTTGAAACTGAGATTTGAACAATTAGAGATATTGTGATTCATCACCTTTCTGGCTCTCTGGAGTGTGGTTCTCTTTGCATAGTACGTGTGGTCCTGCTTTTAGTGTTTGTTTGCAACAACATGGTGCTTGGTAGAAGCCCATGGCAAGAAGTTTAAAACTATGTTCTTCAGAGTAGTTGATGAGtagaatatttgtgtttaagCTTTAAAAACACTTGAAACTAAAGGTCTAATTTGTCCTTCTTTAGGGACTCAAAGTAGACCAATCGTTGATTGTTAAAGCACTTTGATTGGCTATTTGCTAACTTCGCACTGGCACTGGAGAAGTTTAAATTGGCATAAGCTACTGCACCTTATTCTAAGATGGCATGAGCCTCTTTGCAacattaaacatatttcaaccaaaatgtgttgttgtctttGAATTTTATTGTGTGATTCACAGAAGTGACAAAGCATGAGATGCCTTCCATTACTAGCGGGCCTGACAAAAATCTTAGTCAGAGAATAACAATACACATTTAGTCCACCAGATGTAGCTattaatgaagaaataaaacaagccATTAGTAATGACTttcaaataaactgaataaagatCATATGGATTATTAAACTCCCGTGGGactgaaaatgtgcaaaatggtCGAAATATGACTAAATATAATTCTGAAACTTAATTCTGATTCTGGCTGTTTCCCAAATTTGCTAGCAACAACATGATTGGCTGATTGTGGTGGTGGCAAAAATCTAACCGGTTAAACCAGAGACACCCACAGTCAGCAGACCAATTGAAACAGAATGAGAGAGTGCAAGAGGGAACAGAGTGAACACGTTTTCAGGACTGTCTTCCAGACTGAACATTGGTTGAGTTTAATTTTCAACTACAAAGGCTGGAACAGCACAAAGGGCAGTCTGACTAATCGTGAAGAGGCGTGCTGTCCTACCACAACAGGAaatactttttctttcatttacgCCCGTGCAGCTTCATTCCTCTTAATGCACCGCCATGACTGGTAGAGGGAgacaacacaaagcaaagagcCCGGAAGCTGAATGTACTACGagcaaaaatagaaatggagaaattaaagaagTTTTACTTCCCAGATGTACAGacttcacagaagaaaaacgGAATGAAACTTCAAAGACGGCAAAAccaaagaaaatggaaaaggaaagcCGCACTGAAGATAATCCAAAAGCACGAAAGCTTGCTGCTAGGACACGGACACCAAAAGAAGAGACAACCAAGATGCAGCAAGAAACTGTTGAGGACGCTACAAAGGCTCCTGTCAAGACCACTAAAGTAAGAGCAGGTGGTGGGAAGGCAAAGGTAGAAGAAGTATTGGATAAGGAGACAAAGATGCAGTCAGAAGTATTGATGGAGgggaaaaagagacagacacagatgcCAAAGACTACCACAGCGCCTCCTGAAAAGACCACAAAAGCTAAAAAATCTGCTAGCATTTCACCAGAGGAATTGAAAGAGACAACCAAGATACAGCCAGAGACAGCTGAGGACAATAAAAAAGCTCCTataaaatccaataaaacaaGAGCAAGTTGTAACATGCCAAAAGGCAAAGTACAACCTGAGATAAAGACACAGTCAGATGATACCACAAACGCTCCTGAAAAGACTGTGAAAGCTGAAGCATCTGCTGAGAAACCAGAGGATACTACAAAAGGGATGGTGGAAGACAGACATGCAGTACACAATACCCTTCGCACTACTTTGGAAAAACTGAAGATTAAGAGCAATGACAAAGTAAATACATCAAAAGTCAtcaatgaaataagaaaaattatagtcgaacatttaaaaaaacattcacaacacTTTAAAGAAGTTGAAACACCACTGAATACTGGAAGTTACTACGAAAATGTAAAGGTAAGTTATTTTAGTCCAAGTATGTTGAAGAAAACCTTAGTGGTCAATAAATGGTGCATAGAACTCTGATTGAAACATAAAGCCTGTCTTACTATGACTTACTATCATATATGCAGATTCAACAGTGATGTTTTTGTGCCAACAGATTTCCAATCCTGATGAATTCGATGTTATGTTTCCTATGCCGGTCGAACGAGTGGACATTCAACCATTTGGAGATGAAGGCGCCTTTTACAAAGTGGCATTGAAACGTGGCAACAACCCTCTGAACGATTTTCAAGAGAACGACACTTTGTCTGCTAGTAAAATGCTTGAGGAGTTCAGGGAAGAAGTGAAGAAATCCGTCAAGGAATCTAAAGGTAAGCACCAAAAATTACCAGGGGGTAGAGtcataaaagacataaaagaaacTCGCATGATTACTGTCTGTTACTTACtttgtttacttttacttttttacttcgTTGGAGAAGACTGTTTTACCACAACCTCTTGTCCACAACacatgagtggcaaaacgtcttcaagaagcTCTCCAAATCCAGTTGCCCTTTCTTCAGTGTGTTTGGGTATACGataattcattgtttcatttttcctttcagaATGGCAGGTGACAAAGAAGGAAAGAGGCTGTCCTGCAGTGACTCTGACCACACAAGTACAATCAGTCCCATTTCGCTTGATGTTGTTCTCTGTCTCATGGTTAAATCAAGCTGGCCAAGTTTCACAAATGACGGCTTTCAAATAGAGCACTGGCTCGGAAGGAAAGTAAAGGATGAATACAAAAGGAAGCCATATTATTTTGTACCAAAATATAAAGGAAGGGGTACAGAGGAAAAGGATGGGGTCCTTGCTAAAGGTAAGTCTTTTTCCTTCAACAAGTCAGACTGTGGTTACCAGCCctcaagtcatttttattttgccatgAACTGCACTTGCAATTGCAAAACACACCACATAAACGAGAAATTCAACACTTGCTTGATACTATTACATTTCTGGAGTTGATCATTTTATGACAAGATCAAGCTCAGAGttgttgaatttaaaatcattttaacctTCCACTGACTAAAGACTGCTATGTCTAACTTCCAGATGCCTGGCGgatttcattttctcacattGAGAAAGACATTCTGAGGAATCACGGATCAGAGAAGACGTGCTGTGAGAAAGATGGTGCATCTTGCTGCAGGTTAGGTTTAAACGAACTTAGTGAAACTAAGTCCAAGGTTTCTGAAGGGACCACCAAGTAAAGACCACATTCATACCAAATTACTCAACATGACAGAAAACCTTAACGGCaacatggcttttttttcttcgaaTACTTCCCAAGTATTTAACAATGTTCTTAGGCCTGGACTCAGACTAGTGAAATAACGGGTTGGGTTTATTAACCTGGAAAATGATTAATGCATTTAGTTAACATGCATTAGGgggaataaaatgaagaaatatttagaaaaaatagggaaacatgacaaaaatataaaaaacatatgTAGACTTTATAGCCACTGTAAGTTTGTTGTGAGATGAAGAGCTTCAAGGCCAACGCAGGCTCATGCCCACAGTACTTGCTGCCAGTGCATGAACCACTGATGAACTTTTAGTTCAAATATCTCACAATCGGACATAAAAATCTAGTATTACCTACTACAGCAGGCAAGACAAGCCTGGCTTCTTAATGTCTAAGGCTTTTTGGGTAAACTGAATTCATCATCTCTATGACTTTACAAACCGAGAATAATCTTATTTCTGCTCATGATTGCAAACTGCTCTGTTCCTTTGTCTTTACATACAGGAAAGACTGTTTGAAGCTCCTAAAgcacctcctccatctgctgAAGGAAAAGAACTCTTCATTTGACAAGTTCTACTCCTATCATGCCAAGACTGCACTCTTCCACGCCTGCTCTTCAAGGACTAAAGACAGCGACTGGAGTGCCTCGAATCTAAGCCACTGTTTTCAGCAGCTCCTGAAGGACTTTGAAAACTACCTGCTAAATGGTCGACTCTCCAATTTCTTCATCCCAAGTCAGAACCTGCTCTCTGGTTGTAGCCAGAAAAATGTGCAAGAGTCTGGCCGACAGTATCAAGGAGCAACGCGAAAAGGGTTTTCCTATTTTTAAGTAACAACTTGACAACGCACACCAAATGTTTGTCATGTACAATCACCATTGTCTTTGAAACGCCTCTTAAGTAGATACTGAACTACATATATGAAAATAGGATATATGTCATTTATGTTATTTGTAACAACTGAATTGCTTTgttttgatatactatattgatccctgagaggaaattctgtcctgctgtttgagccatccatttgttcacacagtaatgtgtacagttggagcagtgggctgcagccccTCTAGTGGGTGCGCCCGGGGAATGAAGCCTTATTAAAACCCATTGATACTGTCATTGCTcacattttggattttgtctgtttgttgaaTTCTTTGTAATGACATGAAATACTAAAACTGCTAAGCTAGAGAATATCAAAAAAGATAATTTGCCACTAATAACTACAAGTTAATGTTACAGTTGAACCTCAATCTTaattatatttagtttaataCTTATAGTTACTAATACAAAGTTTAATGCTGCTACATGGGATTATTTGGCAaatataattatgttttttttttttgtttttttttttaattttcagttaaTGGATACTTTGATGCAAATATTCCACactaataaatcaataaatatccCTGTGGCACAACAGAGACTGCATGGTAAGGCTCTAAAAATACAACCATATGTAAGTTTTAAACAAGCtatgatttaaataaattctaaagcCAATGGTTATTGTAGAGAACTAGTTTAAAAGGCATTTTGACAAGCACATGAAGTTTTCAACATGCAGACTTTGCACTGAATGATGGGACAGAATAGGATCTGATAATGAAtgttgttgttaaaataatggaaaatagTGCTTGTAGCAGTAAGTCAATAAACATATATTCCTACTGATATTATTGGTTAGAAGCTTAGACACGTCAGACATCAAGAAACACAGATTAGGGCAGCGTAATGGCAAGCTCACATATGGCTTCATTAACGATTCTAtggaagaactgaagaagtaacTCAGATGAGAAGGGCATCCTTTTGAAAGCCGCACAagtatttgaagaaaaaaaaatcaatcttaAGCTCTTGAGGCAGCGCTCTTGACTCCATTGCTGTGGTTAGATTATCACTAAATACAATGTCATCTAAAAGATAAATTGAAATATGATTTGGTTCATAGCAGTATCTTTCTGTGAAACTGAGACTTTGAAGTGTGGTTCTCTTAGGATAGTACGTGTGGTCCTGCTTGTAGTGTTTGTCTGCAACTACATGGTCCTTGGTAGACGCTCATGgtaaaaagtttaaaactaTGTTCTTCAGAGTAGTTGATGAGtagaatatttgtgtttaagCTTTAAAAACACTTGAAACTAAAGGTCTAATTTGTCCTTCTTTAGGGACTCAAAGTAGACCAATCATTGATTGTTAAAGAACTTTGATTGGCTATTTGCTAACTTGGCACTTGCACTGGAGAAGTTTATACTGGCATAAGCTACTGCACCTTATTCTAAGATGGCATGAGCCTCTTTGCTGTTGTCTTTGAATTTTATTGTGTGATTCACAGAAGTGACAAAGCATGAGATGCCTTCCATTACTAGCGGGCCTGACAAAAATCTTAGTCAGAGAATAACAATACACATTTAGTCCACCAGATGTAGCTATTAATgagcttgtgtgagcgaatgggtggatgtgtctctgactgtaaaaagtgctttgagtacctttgaataggtagaaaagcgctatataaaggcaagaccatttaccatttaaactCCTGTGGGactgaaaatgtgcaaaatggtGAAATATGACTAAATATAATTCTGAAACTAAAACTGATTCTGGTTGTTTCCCAAATTTGCTAGCAACAACATGATTGGCTGATTGTGGTGGTGGCAAAAATCTAACTGGTTAAACCAGAGACATCCACAGTCAGCAGACCAATTGAAACAGAATGAGAGAGTGCGAGAGGGAACTGAGTGAACACGTTTTCAGGACTGTCTTCCAGACTGAACATTAGTTGAGTTTAATTTTCATCTTCAAAGGCTGGAACAGCACAAAGGGAAGTCTGACTAATCGTGAAGAGGCGCGCTGTCCCACCACAACAGGAAATACTTCTGGGTGTATTAATGCCCGTGTACCGCCATGACTGGTAGACGGAgacaacacaaagcaaagagcCCGGAAGCTGAATGTACTACGagcaaaaatagaaatggagaaattaaagaagTTTTACTTCCCAGATGTACAGacttcacagaagaaaaacgGAATGAAACTTCAAAGACGGCAAAAccaaagaaaatggaaaaggaaagcCGCACTGAAGATAATCCAAAAGCACGAAAGCTTGCTGCTAGGACACGGACACCAAAAGAAGAGACAACCAAGATGCAGCAAGAAACTGTTGAGGACGCTACAAAGGCTCCTGTCAAGACCACTAAAGTAAGAGCAGGTGGTGGCAAGGCAAAGGTAGAAGTAGTATTGGATAAGGAGACAAAGATGCAGTCAGAAGTATTGATGGAGgggaaaaagagacagacacagatgcCAAAGACTACCACAGCGCCTCCTGAAAAGACCACAAAAGCTAAAAAATCTGCTAGCATTTCACCAGAGGAATTGAAAGAGACAACCAAGATACAGCCAGAGACAGCTGAGAACAATAAAAAAGCTCCTACAAAATCCAATAAAACAAGAGCACGTTGTGGCAAAGCGCAATTTGAGgaacagacacagtcagatgATGCCACAAACGCTGCTGAAAAGACCGCGAAAGCTGAAGCATCTGCTGAGAAACCAGAGGACACTACAAAAGGGATGGTGGAAGACAGACATGCAGTACACAATACCCTTCGCACTACTTTGGAAAAACTGAAGATTAAGAAGAATGACAAAGTAAATACATCAAAAGTCAtcaatgaaataagaaaaattatagtcgaacatttaaaaaaacattcacaacacTTTAAAGAAGTTGAAACACCACTGAATACTGGAAGTTACTACGAAAATGTAAAGGTAAGTTATTTTAGTCCAAGTATGTTGAAGAAAACCTTAGTGGTCAATAAATGGGCATAGAACTCTGATTGAAACATAAAGCCTGTCTTACTATGACTTACTATCATATATGCAGATTCAACAGTGATGTTTTTGTGCCAACAGATTTCCAATCCTGATGAATTCGATGTTATGTTTCCTATGCCGGTCGAACGAGTGGACATTCAACCATTTGGAGATGAAGGCGCTTTTTACAAAGTGGCAATGAAACGTGGCAACAACCCTCTGAACGATTTTCAAGAGAATGACACTTTGTCTGCTAGTAAAATGCTTGAGGAGTTCAGGAAAGAAGTGAAGAAATCCGTCAAGGAATCTAAAGGTAAGCACCAAAAATTACCAGGGGGTAGAGtcataaaagacataaaagaaacTCACATGATTACTGTCTGttacttacttttacttttacttttttactttgttgGAGAAGACTGTTTTACCACAACTTCTTGTCCACAACACATGAGTGGcgaaaacgtcttcaagaagcTCTCCAAATCCAGTTGCCCTTTCTTCAGTGTGTTTGGTATACGataattcattgtttcatttttcctttcagaATGGCAGGTGACAAAGAAGGAAAGAGGCTGTCCTGCAGTGACTCTGACCACACAAGTACAATCAGTCCCCATTTCGCTTGATGTTGTTCTCTGTCTCATGGTTAAATCAAGCTGGCCAAATTTCACAAACGACGGCTTTCAAATAGAGCGCTGGCTTGGAGGGAAAGTAAAGCAACAATACAAATGGAAGCCATATTATCTTGTACCAAAATATAAAGGAAGGGGTACAGAGGAAAAGGATGGGGTCCTTGCTAAAGGTAAGTCTTTTTCCTTCAACAAGTCAGACTGTGGTTACCAGCCctcaagtcatttttattttgccatgAACTGCACTTGCAATTGCAAACACACCACATAAACGAGAAATTCAACACTTGCTTGATACTATTACATTTCTGGAGTTGATCATTTTATGACAAGATCAAGCTCAGAGttgttgaatttaaaatcattttaacctTCCACTGACTAAAGACTGCTATGTCTAACTTCCAGATGCCTGGCGgatttcattttctcacattGAGAAAGACATTCTGAGGAATCACGGATCAGAGAAGACGTGCTGTGAGAAAGATGGTGCATCTTGCTGCAGGTTAGGTTTAAACGAACTTAGTGAAACTAAGTCCAAGGTTTTTGAAGGGACCACCAAGTAAAGACCACATTCATACCAAATTACTCAACATGACAGAAAACCTTAACGGCaacatggcttttttttcttcgaaTACTTCCCAAGTTTATTTAACAATGTTCTTAGGCCTGGACTCAGACTAGTGAAATAACGGGTTGGGTTTATTAACCTGGAAAATGATTAATGCATTTAGTTAACATGCATTAGGgggaataaaatgaagaaatatttagaaaaaatagggaaacatgacaaaaatataaaaaacatatgTAGACTTTATAGCCACTGTAAGTTTGTTGTGAGATGAAGAGCTTCAAGGCCAATGCAGGCTCATGCCCACAGTACTTGCTGCCAGTGCATGAACCACTGATGAACTTTTAGTTCAAATATCTCACAATCGGACATAAAAATCTAGTATTACCTACTACAGCAGGCAAGACAAGCCTGGCTTCTTAATGTCTAAGGCTTTTTGGGTAAACTGAATTCATCATCTCTATGACTTTACAAACCGAGAATAATCTTATTTCTGCTCATGATTGCAAACTGCTCTGTTCCTTTGTCTATACATACAGGAAAGACTGTTTGAAGCTCCTAAAgcacctcctccatctgctgAAGGAAAAGAACTCTTCATTTGACAAGTTCTGCTCCTACCATGCCAAGACTGCACTCTTCCACGCCTGCTCTTCAAGGACTAAAGACAGCGACTGGAGTGCCTCGAATCTAAGCCACTGTTTTCAGCAGCTCCTGAAGGACTTTGAAAACTACCTGCTAAATGGTCGACTCTTCAATTTCTTCATCCCAAGTCAGAACCTGCTTTCTGGTTGTAGCCAGAAAATGTGCAAGAGTCTGGCCGACAGTATCAAGGAGCAACGCGAAAAGGGTTTTCCTATTTTTAAGTAACAACTTGACAACGCACACCAAATGTTTGTCATGTACAATCACCATTGTCTTTGAAACGCCTCTTAAGTAGATACTGAACTACATATATGAAAATAGGATATATGTCATTTATGTTATTTGTAACAACTGAATTGCTTTgttttgatatactatattgatccctgagaggaaattctgtcctgctgtttgagccatccatttgttcacacagtaatgtgtacagttggagcagtgggctgcagccccTCTAGTGGGTGCGCCCGGGGAATGAAGCCTTATTAAAACCCATTGATATTGTCATTGCTCACATTTTggcttttgtctgtttgttgaaTTCTTTGTAATGACATGAAATACTAAAACTGCTAAGCTAGAGAATATCAAAAAAGATAAGTTGCCACTAATAACTACAAGTTAATGTTACAGTTGAACCTCAATCTTaattatatttagtttaataCTTATAGTTACTAATACAAAGTTTAATGCTGCTACATGGGATAATTTGGCAaatataattatgttttttttttgttttttttttaattttcagttaaTGGACACTTTGATGCAAATATTCCACactaataaatcaataaatatccCTGTGGCACAACAGAGACTGCATGGTAAGGCTCTAAAAATACAACCATATGTAAGTTTTAAACAAGCtatgatttaaataaattctaaagcCAATGGTTATTGTAGAGAACTAGTTTAAAAGGCATTTTGACAAGCACATGAAGTTTTCAACATGCAGACTTTGCACTGAATGATGGGACAGAATAGGATCTGATAATGAAtgttgttgttaaaataatggaaaatagTGCTTGTAGCAGTAAGTCAATAAACATATATTCCTACTGATATTATTGGTTAGAAGCTTAGACACGTCAGACATCAAGAAACACAGATTAGGGCAGCGTAATGGCAAGCTCACATATGGCTTCATTAACGATTCTATGGAAAACTGAAGAAGTAACTCAGATGAGAAGGGCATCCTTTTGAAAGCCGCACAagtatttgaagaaaaaaaaatcaatcttaAGCTCTTGAGGCAGCGCTCTTGACTCCATTGCTGTGGTTAGATTATCACTAAATACAATGTCATCTAAAAGATAAATTGAAATATGATTTGGTTCATAGCAGTATCTTTCTGTGAAACTGAGACTTTGAAGTGTGGTTCTCTTAGGATAGTACGTGTGGTCCTGCTTGTAGTGTTTGTCTGCAACTACATGGTCCTTGGTAGACGCTCATGgtaaaaagtttaaaactaTGTTCTTCAGAGTAGTTGATGAGtagaatatttgtgtttaagCTTTAAAAACACTTGAAACTAAAGGTCTAATTTGTCCTTCTTTAGGGACTCAAAGTAGACCAATCATTGATTGTTAAAGAACTTTGATTGGCTATTTGCTAACTTGGCACTTGCACTGGAGAAGTTTATACTGGCATAAGCTACTGCACCTTATTCTAAGATGGCATGAGCCTCTTTGCTGTTGTCTTTGAATTTTATTGTGTGATTCACAGAAGTGACAAAGCATGAGATGCCTTCCATTACTAGCGGGCCTGACAAAAATCTTAGTCAGAGAATAACAATACACATTTAGTCCACCAGATGTagctattaatgaagaataaaaccAGCCACTTTAGTAagactttaataaaaactatataaagTCAAGATTGAAATTTTAAACTCCCGTGGGactgaaaatgtgcaaaatggtCGAAATATGACTAAATATAATTCTGAAACttaattctgattctggttgTTTCCCAAGTTTGCTAGCAACAACATGATTGGCTGATTGTGGTGGTGGCAAAAATCTAACCGGTTAAACCAGAGACATCCACAGTCAGCAGACCAATTGAAACAGAATGAGAGAGTGCGAGAGGGAactgaatgaacacatttacagGACTGTCTTCCAGACTGAACATTAGTTGAGTTAGT
Coding sequences within it:
- the LOC125018951 gene encoding cyclic GMP-AMP synthase-like, with the protein product MTGRRRQHKAKSPEAECTTSKNRNGEIKEVLLPRCTDFTEEKRNETSKTAKPKKMEKESRTEDNPKARKLAARTRTPKEETTKMQQETVEDATKAPVKTTKVRAGGGKAKVEVVLDKETKMQSEVLMEGKKRQTQMPKTTTAPPEKTTKAKKSASISPEELKETTKIQPETAENNKKAPTKSNKTRARCGKAQFEEQTQSDDATNAAEKTAKAEASAEKPEDTTKGMVEDRHAVHNTLRTTLEKLKIKKNDKVNTSKVINEIRKIIVEHLKKHSQHFKEVETPLNTGSYYENVKISNPDEFDVMFPMPVERVDIQPFGDEGAFYKVAMKRGNNPLNDFQENDTLSASKMLEEFRKEVKKSVKESKEWQVTKKERGCPAVTLTTQVQSVPISLDVVLCLMVKSSWPNFTNDGFQIERWLGGKVKQQYKWKPYYLVPKYKGRGTEEKDGVLAKDAWRISFSHIEKDILRNHGSEKTCCEKDGASCCRKDCLKLLKHLLHLLKEKNSSFDKFCSYHAKTALFHACSSRTKDSDWSASNLSHCFQQLLKDFENYLLNGRLFNFFIPSQNLLSGCSQKMCKSLADSIKEQREKGFPIFK